The DNA region TGACCCCCTGTAGACAAATACCTTTCTCTCGCGCTTTCATCCTTGCAACAAAATTGTAGCTTTTGTTTCGTCTGTAGTTAACGTATGGGTCATCCAGCGCCACTCCCACTCCTTTGTACTGGTCCCACTTATCCCGAATGTCTCCTCCTTTGATGGGGTCTTGAATGCCCTGCTCTTTAGCTCCAAGCCCTCCTGCACCACTCCAACCTACAGGAATAATAAAGAAGacaataattttcctttttgttttcccAGTTTGGAATGGAGAATTCCCAACGCGCtcccaagtccttgtggtggcgtagtgactcgtcgcaatccgggtggtggaggacgaatcacagttacctccgcgtctgagaccgccaatctgcgcatctcatcatgtggcttgttgagcgtgttaccgtggagacgtagcggtTGTGGATGCTGCACGCTATTCTccgtgcacaactcaccacgtgccccaccgagaacgaagaccacattatagcgaccacgaggaggttaccccatgcgactctaccctccctagcaaccaggccaatttggttgcttaggagacctgactggagtcactcagcacgccctgggattcgaacttgcaactccaggggtggtagtcatcgtctttactcgtggagctacccaggccccgacaAACAATTGACTTCCAGAAATTATTTGGATAAAAGCCCATCTAAAAAGCCAACAGTTCCGGTCCTCGATTCTGACTGGACAAAGAGCATTCCAAGTTTCCTTAAATTACCATTTCTGGAAATTTTATATTtacaccagtaggtggcgacaaacAAGTATTATTGAGTCATGAGTGAGTCAACGACTCAATGACTCTTTACAAAAGAGTCGTTTGCCACCGAAACACATGGAAGTGTACAAGAATGATTCATTTAGGACAAAACCAAAGTGGTGCTTGATGCTTTGGCTTCCATATTATGTATTGTTTTACTATTTTTTACTGGTGGAGAACAATGCACAAACTAAGGAAAGGTATTGGATCACCTACCCATTTTCATGAGCATCTGATGACCTTTGTTCTCCTCTCCTAACTTGAGGTCAACAGGTACCACTGCTGGGGCTGAACCCAAACCTGAGGTGGACCTGCAGACAGACAGTTTTTCATGTGAAGAGCATGTTCAGTTGCTTCTCAAAAGTGGACTGAACTTGGGAGATGACAGAAGACACTTACGGTGGTGTAGGACTTCGGGATTTTGTGGCTTGGCGCCGCTTTTCTGGAGATCGAGATCTAGAGCGAGATCTGGAGCGGGAACGGCTTCGGGATCTGGATTTGGAGTTACTCCGACTCCTGAAGGAGAAAGCTAAATATTAAGACTCAACAAATTCCAATAGCTACACAAAACCTGATAGGGTTCAATTGTTAAGGTCAACGTGAAATGCTGGTAGCCCATTTTAATTCCGCAATCTGACTGTTCACAATAACGCCTAGAATGTATATTTGGAATCTAAATGGAGTAACGTCATTTACCTGGAGCGAGATCTGGAGTAGGAGCGGGACCGAGAACGGGATCTAGATCGGGACCTGGAGCGGGAAGATTTCGAAGATCTGGAACTGGAGCGTGAAGAGGATCGCCCTCGACTTCGCGACCGACTGTTGGAGCGACTTCCTCGAGTGCTGCCACATTAAAATAGcaatcaaaacattaaaaacaacaacaatgggaAACCATGGAAATCTGGATTGATTACAAATAGTGGTCAAATGGTCAAACATAGGCCGATTAATCGATTTCGCCTATATATCGTCtaccacaaattttctattgcaataaaataaattttacgtTCCCCACCTGTTGCGTTTGCCTTGTTCTTTTTTACGCCTCGCTCTCATTTTGGCTCGGAAGAATTCGTACAGCCCATTCTGTTCCCAACCCTCACTGAAAAAAGAGtggaaaaatataattattgaaaGTATTTAAAGAAAATACTTGAGAAACCCTCTAAAACAACAGAATACGAGCAGTTGTGTTTGAGTCACCTGTTTCTGGGTCTGTCGTGAGATGGTGGACTGTAAAACGCCTCTACAGCAGCCAGAAGACGGTCACTAGGGGGCATTGGAGGAGGCAGACGAATGTCTTTAGGGTCCAGAGGCTTATAGTCATGATCTTCAagcttttatcaaaagacaagtATGCCAACATTAGGAAAAGACTGCCAAAAATCTGAAGATAAACCTCGTCTTGGAGGCCTTAGTAATCAATAATGTCCAGTTATGTTGTGAGTTTAATCACCTACACTTAATTTCCTGAATATATATCAtccttctgtctatctgtcaaaCATTTGTAATGAAATGCAGAATAACCTTCACAAGTGGTGCCATGAGTCCCGCAGGGAGATCGAAGTAGGGGACGTTTGGGACGAGACTGGGGTCATCCTGACTGACGTGAGCTGGGTTCTGGCGTCTTATGTGAGGAGCCTGACCGTTAAACCCGTGAGGAGGGGGGCCGAAGTCAGGATGCTGGTTACTGCCCCACGGAGGAGGTTCAGACAATCCTGGAGGAGGAATCCTCTGATTGGGGTGATGATGGGGAGGTGATCCGAGCTCTGACATTACAACATATAACAAAAGCAGTAAACACCTGACCTAGGTACAACTGTAATAAGAGTACAAATCTTTTATTGGTGTGATTTTTACATCAGTTTACATAAGATTGATTTTACGAAGAAAGTACGTATACATTCGGAGACCTGGTGAGTTTTGGGTCCTTACCTCCTGGGAAGTCTTCACCACCTGGGAAGTCTCCTTGTGGATAGTCGAATTGGTGAGGAGGGTACGGGGGCCGGTCAAAGTAATGTCGTGGTGGAAACTCGTCCTGCATAAATCGTGGAGGGAAGCGGCCGAAGTTATGAGGGGGCGGGTGCTGGTTAAACGGCGGCGGCTGTTGATGGGGAGGGAACGGTCCGCGGAAGTGAGGCGGACACTGCATACGAAACGGAGGTTCCCTCTGGCCCCATGGCGGAGGTTGATCTGGCTGGTTACTCCATGGTGGCTGATCGAACTGGCCACTCCAGGAGGGTGGAGGATCGCTCTGGCCACTCCAGGGGCCTCCGGGACCACTGTCACGAGGGCCGCTCCAACTGGGGTCCCTCTGCTCGTTCCACATGCCCTCGTGGCTGTTCCAGGGCGGACACGGGGGTGGGGCTTGTGTGGGGTCAAAAGGTGGCTAGAAGCAGACAAATATTTCAGTCAATATGGTTTAACATTTGTATATACATACATGGGGTCTGTCGTATTTCCAAATGATCACTTTCCCACTCACGGGCTGTTGTGGGTTCCATGGCATGTTGTGTTGCGGGTCGAACCAGCCCGGTTTAGTGGCTGAAATGTCAGACGGGGCTGAAGGGCTCGAGTCTGGTGGCCTGTTCTGAGCACTGTCATAATCACCAGGAGGACCAGCCATTGGAGGATTCAAGTCTCCTGATGACAGCACAAAAAGTCAAAAATTACATCAACTACGACATCACTGCAAGTCCAGACTCAAGACAAGCTTTGatattggcttgacaaagccatgtTTGAAAGTTTAAAAAGTTTCATAAGCCATACATGTATACAAACAGAAAATTATTGATCCTAAAGGAATATTGTGGGATTTTTTTGTGGTGAttaatgttatgccacaaatgctgtcgattgaccttaacttgtattgaatacggaatattcctttaaaaggtgcATGTTTTACATTGAAACATTTTGACAGTTGGAATTTGAACTCGCGAACATTCCGTTTCAGACTTTTGGCTCAATTAAACATTCAGTCAATGGAAGTTTATTAAATTGTGGAGATTCTTGACATTGTCTGCTGgaggaaaaccgtaagtctgaCCATTTAGAAAATATACAGAAAACTATTCCAGAAACGTTTAAAGGTCTGTGCCAATTTTGGTGGATAAAAAGCTCCAGGACAAGTTACAGTCAGAAGTTTTGATCTTGGTTtagagtttttgaaaaacaaaaccacAACACGCACATACCACTGTAAACATGATACACAAGTGACCATGATTGTGTGTAGAATCTAACAGGTGTTTACCTGGCTGAGAGGCCATGGGTGTTTGAGTCTTTACTTCAGTCTCTGGAGGAGCTAACTGAACAACGGCAGCCGCGGCTGCTGCAACCGCCACGTTCTGCTGTTGCTTCAGATTGGCAACGAACTCCTCATGCTGCGTCTTCAGTGCCTGAATCTGCTGCTGGAACGCCAACTGAACAGGCTGCACAACTGCAGCGTACTCTGTGATGAGTGACGCCtggtggagacaatatagacgtTACAACAAATACATCTAGAATGCCTAGTTGTTGGGATGAGGGATTTATCATGACAAAAACTTTCAATTGAGAGCTCAGCTGTACCTGATACTGTCCGAGACCCAGAGCTGGACTCTGAAGCTGCTGAATAGTTATGTCATCAAAGTAGCTGTTCTTTTCCCACAACTGAAGCAACTGAAAAATGGGAATGTTCCAGAACAGCACATACATGAAAAATACCATCAGATTAGCCAGAAGTCAACTGAGCTAATGATCATTTTGATTATCAAGTGATCTGACATGTTTCTTCAATTAATTGGCAAAAACTTTGTTTAGGGGTTTCCCAAAAACTGCAagtcctcctagagctttcaagctgcACCCACCAAACTAGGCACaggccttcagactgttctgattaaggccacgtccacacatccatttttgtttaagaaagcatCGACTTTGCTAGGCTCATGCCCCTCATCCATGCTGGAACAGCGTTTACATCCAATGAAAACTAGGACTTTTAAAACCTCCATCACCGCATACTGTGCCacatcttttctaactgatcagttACAATTTTCACACAGTAGATGATCAAATCTCTTAAAAGCCCACAGACTTGTATTGACAGAACGTTCAAACGATCTAACAGAATGTTTGTAAATTTAAATTCCAATAGACCTTTTCACAATTGCAATGAcacgtttccaccttatttagcagcataaatctagcaaacatttaatattttttttaaatattgtgtaagttttgctttgtgttatattaccctgaaattcatttaaaaaaaaaaaaacgaccacagctgtgagggggtttcgattacagctgctgagaaagtgacagtaaatgtggcatcttctcccatctgacttaATCCACCGCTCTATTTATTTCCTCTTCGGGAAAGTTATTCAAATGTAATGGGGGATTTTTCTTTTGGGTAAGTGAAAATTATAtctgctgtggtctcccatgcactgctgtcaaagtttaccctgtaatcgtttacttccgcattccaaaacCAGGAtggtgaaaaaggtctattgtcaAAAAACTCAAATGTAAACAAGCCcacctttctccccaatttggaatgcccaattccccaagtcctcgtggtggcgtggtgacttgcctcaatctgggggGCAGAGGACGAGTCTCAGACCGTGCGTCTTAGACTGTCAGCCCgcatatcttatcacgtggctgcTCCAGGAGGGTGGAGGATCGCTCTGGCCACTTCAGGGGCCTCCGGGACCACTGTCAAGAGGGCCGCTACAACTGGGGTCCCTCTGCTCATTCCACATGCCCTTGTGGCTGTTCCAGCGGGAGATATAGCATGTGTATAGCATCCaaagcggcatccacgcacaactcaccacgtgccccaccgagagcgaaccacattatagtgaccacgagaaggtaaatggtctgcacatatatagcgcctttttaaccttaacggtattcaaagtgctttacactgtgattcattcacccatttacacacacacattcatacaccaatggtggcagagctgccatgcaaggtgctagcctgccactgggagcaacttggggttcagtgtcttgcccaaggacacttcggcatgtggagtcgtgtgggaagggattcgaaccaacaaccctgcgatttgtggccaacccgctctaccaaccctggaggttatcccatgtgactctaacctccctagcaaccgggccaatttggttgcttaggagacctggctagagtcattCATGGCCTGAgatt from Xyrauchen texanus isolate HMW12.3.18 chromosome 50, RBS_HiC_50CHRs, whole genome shotgun sequence includes:
- the cherp gene encoding calcium homeostasis endoplasmic reticulum protein isoform X2 — protein: MDISTPPEDQELRNVIDKLAQFVARNGPEFEKMTMDKQKDNPKFSFLFGGEYFGYYKYKLAIEQQQHSSSHDDEYKMEVLCGSSAGTDVPEVPAAMPMIPPPQIPPSTPSMEELIQQSQWNLQQQEQHLLSLRQEQVTAAISLAAEQQMQKLLVETQLDTNEFDNLLQPIIDTCTKDAISAGKNWMFNNAKTPPHCELMASHLRNRITADDAHFELRLHLIYLTNDVLHHCQRKNQKDLLAALQKVVVPIYCTSFLSVEEDKQQKITRLLQLWEKNSYFDDITIQQLQSPALGLGQYQASLITEYAAVVQPVQLAFQQQIQALKTQHEEFVANLKQQQNVAVAAAAAAVVQLAPPETEVKTQTPMASQPGDLNPPMAGPPGDYDSAQNRPPDSSPSAPSDISATKPGWFDPQHNMPWNPQQPPPFDPTQAPPPCPPWNSHEGMWNEQRDPSWSGPRDSGPGGPWSGQSDPPPSWSGQFDQPPWSNQPDQPPPWGQREPPFRMQCPPHFRGPFPPHQQPPPFNQHPPPHNFGRFPPRFMQDEFPPRHYFDRPPYPPHQFDYPQGDFPGGEDFPGELGSPPHHHPNQRIPPPGLSEPPPWGSNQHPDFGPPPHGFNGQAPHIRRQNPAHVSQDDPSLVPNVPYFDLPAGLMAPLVKLEDHDYKPLDPKDIRLPPPMPPSDRLLAAVEAFYSPPSHDRPRNSEGWEQNGLYEFFRAKMRARRKKEQGKRNSTRGSRSNSRSRSRGRSSSRSSSRSSKSSRSRSRSRSRSRSRSYSRSRSRSRSNSKSRSRSRSRSRSRSRSRSPEKRRQATKSRSPTPPSTSGLGSAPAVVPVDLKLGEENKGHQMLMKMGWSGAGGLGAKEQGIQDPIKGGDIRDKWDQYKGVGVALDDPYVNYRRNKSYNFVARMKAREKVGKDPQEPSTTE
- the cherp gene encoding calcium homeostasis endoplasmic reticulum protein isoform X1, which codes for MDISTPPEDQELRNVIDKLAQFVARNGPEFEKMTMDKQKDNPKFSFLFGGEYFGYYKYKLAIEQQQHSSSHDDEYKMEAVLCGSSAGTDVPEVPAAMPMIPPPQIPPSTPSMEELIQQSQWNLQQQEQHLLSLRQEQVTAAISLAAEQQMQKLLVETQLDTNEFDNLLQPIIDTCTKDAISAGKNWMFNNAKTPPHCELMASHLRNRITADDAHFELRLHLIYLTNDVLHHCQRKNQKDLLAALQKVVVPIYCTSFLSVEEDKQQKITRLLQLWEKNSYFDDITIQQLQSPALGLGQYQASLITEYAAVVQPVQLAFQQQIQALKTQHEEFVANLKQQQNVAVAAAAAAVVQLAPPETEVKTQTPMASQPGDLNPPMAGPPGDYDSAQNRPPDSSPSAPSDISATKPGWFDPQHNMPWNPQQPPPFDPTQAPPPCPPWNSHEGMWNEQRDPSWSGPRDSGPGGPWSGQSDPPPSWSGQFDQPPWSNQPDQPPPWGQREPPFRMQCPPHFRGPFPPHQQPPPFNQHPPPHNFGRFPPRFMQDEFPPRHYFDRPPYPPHQFDYPQGDFPGGEDFPGELGSPPHHHPNQRIPPPGLSEPPPWGSNQHPDFGPPPHGFNGQAPHIRRQNPAHVSQDDPSLVPNVPYFDLPAGLMAPLVKLEDHDYKPLDPKDIRLPPPMPPSDRLLAAVEAFYSPPSHDRPRNSEGWEQNGLYEFFRAKMRARRKKEQGKRNSTRGSRSNSRSRSRGRSSSRSSSRSSKSSRSRSRSRSRSRSRSYSRSRSRSRSNSKSRSRSRSRSRSRSRSRSPEKRRQATKSRSPTPPSTSGLGSAPAVVPVDLKLGEENKGHQMLMKMGWSGAGGLGAKEQGIQDPIKGGDIRDKWDQYKGVGVALDDPYVNYRRNKSYNFVARMKAREKVGKDPQEPSTTE
- the cherp gene encoding calcium homeostasis endoplasmic reticulum protein isoform X4 produces the protein MDISTPPEDQELRNVIDKLAQFVARNGPEFEKMTMDKQKDNPKFSFLFGGEYFGYYKYKLAIEQQQLLCGSSAGTDVPEVPAAMPMIPPPQIPPSTPSMEELIQQSQWNLQQQEQHLLSLRQEQVTAAISLAAEQQMQKLLVETQLDTNEFDNLLQPIIDTCTKDAISAGKNWMFNNAKTPPHCELMASHLRNRITADDAHFELRLHLIYLTNDVLHHCQRKNQKDLLAALQKVVVPIYCTSFLSVEEDKQQKITRLLQLWEKNSYFDDITIQQLQSPALGLGQYQASLITEYAAVVQPVQLAFQQQIQALKTQHEEFVANLKQQQNVAVAAAAAAVVQLAPPETEVKTQTPMASQPGDLNPPMAGPPGDYDSAQNRPPDSSPSAPSDISATKPGWFDPQHNMPWNPQQPPPFDPTQAPPPCPPWNSHEGMWNEQRDPSWSGPRDSGPGGPWSGQSDPPPSWSGQFDQPPWSNQPDQPPPWGQREPPFRMQCPPHFRGPFPPHQQPPPFNQHPPPHNFGRFPPRFMQDEFPPRHYFDRPPYPPHQFDYPQGDFPGGEDFPGELGSPPHHHPNQRIPPPGLSEPPPWGSNQHPDFGPPPHGFNGQAPHIRRQNPAHVSQDDPSLVPNVPYFDLPAGLMAPLVKLEDHDYKPLDPKDIRLPPPMPPSDRLLAAVEAFYSPPSHDRPRNSEGWEQNGLYEFFRAKMRARRKKEQGKRNSTRGSRSNSRSRSRGRSSSRSSSRSSKSSRSRSRSRSRSRSRSYSRSRSRSRSNSKSRSRSRSRSRSRSRSRSPEKRRQATKSRSPTPPSTSGLGSAPAVVPVDLKLGEENKGHQMLMKMGWSGAGGLGAKEQGIQDPIKGGDIRDKWDQYKGVGVALDDPYVNYRRNKSYNFVARMKAREKVGKDPQEPSTTE
- the cherp gene encoding calcium homeostasis endoplasmic reticulum protein isoform X3: MDISTPPEDQELRNVIDKLAQFVARNGPEFEKMTMDKQKDNPKFSFLFGGEYFGYYKYKLAIEQQQPVLCGSSAGTDVPEVPAAMPMIPPPQIPPSTPSMEELIQQSQWNLQQQEQHLLSLRQEQVTAAISLAAEQQMQKLLVETQLDTNEFDNLLQPIIDTCTKDAISAGKNWMFNNAKTPPHCELMASHLRNRITADDAHFELRLHLIYLTNDVLHHCQRKNQKDLLAALQKVVVPIYCTSFLSVEEDKQQKITRLLQLWEKNSYFDDITIQQLQSPALGLGQYQASLITEYAAVVQPVQLAFQQQIQALKTQHEEFVANLKQQQNVAVAAAAAAVVQLAPPETEVKTQTPMASQPGDLNPPMAGPPGDYDSAQNRPPDSSPSAPSDISATKPGWFDPQHNMPWNPQQPPPFDPTQAPPPCPPWNSHEGMWNEQRDPSWSGPRDSGPGGPWSGQSDPPPSWSGQFDQPPWSNQPDQPPPWGQREPPFRMQCPPHFRGPFPPHQQPPPFNQHPPPHNFGRFPPRFMQDEFPPRHYFDRPPYPPHQFDYPQGDFPGGEDFPGELGSPPHHHPNQRIPPPGLSEPPPWGSNQHPDFGPPPHGFNGQAPHIRRQNPAHVSQDDPSLVPNVPYFDLPAGLMAPLVKLEDHDYKPLDPKDIRLPPPMPPSDRLLAAVEAFYSPPSHDRPRNSEGWEQNGLYEFFRAKMRARRKKEQGKRNSTRGSRSNSRSRSRGRSSSRSSSRSSKSSRSRSRSRSRSRSRSYSRSRSRSRSNSKSRSRSRSRSRSRSRSRSPEKRRQATKSRSPTPPSTSGLGSAPAVVPVDLKLGEENKGHQMLMKMGWSGAGGLGAKEQGIQDPIKGGDIRDKWDQYKGVGVALDDPYVNYRRNKSYNFVARMKAREKVGKDPQEPSTTE